The Schizosaccharomyces pombe strain 972h- genome assembly, chromosome: I genome contains a region encoding:
- the sec62 gene encoding translocation subcomplex subunit Sec62, with product MDSSNVPVLKDEDKCKFSMRFTNFLKSRPELKTKPAILNGKRVYYFRVKRVLRFLTSEAYTPKKYKGFPEISSREEAIEVLKLLIMNSMLVRVDKLPPKQRKQKLVELQINRNQDFQDDMHYVWLYEPLPKRVMALAVLFALVVLALVLFPLWPMFMRKGAWYLSMGGLGVIGLFFVLVILRFFLFCITAVIVRPGIWLFPNLLADVGFCDSFKPLWSWHNSKSEVKKTRKSKKLSKKATSPAASATPEKSSTSTTSLKNLRHRNPTVEEVSE from the coding sequence ATGGATTCTTCTAATGTACCAGTTTTGAAGGATGAAGACAAGTGCAAGTTTTCGATGCGCTTTACAAACTTCCTCAAGTCTCGCCCTGAGCTGAAAACAAAGCCAGCGATCCTCAATGGAAAACGTGTATACTACTTTCGTGTGAAGCGTGTTCTTCGCTTTTTAACATCCGAAGCGTATACGCCTAAGAAATACAAAGGGTTTCCAGAAATTTCAAGCCGTGAGGAAGCAATCGAAGTTCTCAAATTGCTCATTATGAATTCGATGCTGGTTCGCGTTGATAAACTCCCCCctaaacaaagaaagcaGAAGCTTGTAGAATTACAGATAAATCGTAATCAAGATTTTCAAGACGATATGCATTATGTTTGGCTCTACGAGCCTCTTCCAAAACGCGTTATGGCTTTGGCAGTACTGTTCGCTCTTGTCGTATTGGCACTCGTTTTGTTCCCCTTGTGGCCAATGTTTATGCGCAAGGGTGCTTGGTATTTAAGTATGGGAGGCCTTGGAGTAATCGGTCTATTCTTTGTTTTGGTTATTTTAcgttttttcttattttgcATTACTGCTGTCATCGTGCGCCCTGGCATTTGGCTATTCCCCAATCTTCTTGCCGACGTTGGCTTCTGTGATAGCTTTAAACCTTTATGGAGTTGGCACAATTCCAAATCTGAGGTAAAGAAGACAAGGAAATCCAAGaaattgtcaaaaaaaGCCACTTCACCAGCTGCTTCTGCAACTCCTGAAAAGTCTTCTACGTCCACCACttctttaaagaatttaagGCACAGAAATCCTACCGTCGAAGAAGTCTctgaataa